The following coding sequences lie in one Mycobacterium sp. Z3061 genomic window:
- a CDS encoding MmpS family protein, with the protein MLSRVWIPLVIVAVLVTGAFIVNRVHGYFGSEKRASYADSNLKNPEPFNPKRITYEVFGPAGTVADISYFDVNADPQRVDNARLPWSLHISTNKAAMVGNLMAQGDSDSIGCRILIDDVVKSERVSNEVNAFTFCLVKSA; encoded by the coding sequence GTGCTGTCGCGCGTGTGGATCCCACTCGTCATTGTGGCGGTGTTGGTCACCGGCGCGTTCATCGTGAACCGGGTCCACGGTTATTTCGGCTCGGAGAAGCGGGCATCGTACGCGGACAGCAACCTGAAGAACCCAGAGCCGTTCAACCCCAAGCGAATCACCTACGAGGTGTTCGGCCCGGCAGGCACGGTGGCCGACATCAGTTATTTCGACGTCAACGCCGACCCGCAGCGCGTGGACAACGCGCGGCTGCCCTGGTCGCTGCACATCAGCACGAACAAGGCGGCAATGGTGGGCAACCTGATGGCCCAGGGTGACAGCGACAGCATCGGTTGCCGCATCCTGATCGACGACGTAGTCAAATCGGAGCGAGTCTCCAACGAGGTCAACGCCTTTACCTTCTGTCTGGTCAAGTCCGCGTGA
- a CDS encoding TetR family transcriptional regulator — MRYPQPVAQLSFRRARTEENKRQRAAALVEAARSLASESGVASVTLTAVASRAGIHYSAVRRYFTSHKEVLLHLSAEGWQRWSDTVCAQLGEPGPMSPARVAETLANGLAADPLFCDLLANLHLHLEHEVDVERVIEIRRTISAAAIALAGAIERSLPELGRSGAFDMLIAAYSLAAAFWQIANPPERISDVYQEEPEVLPPEWNIDFPSALTRVLTATCIGSLAGSR, encoded by the coding sequence GTGCGTTATCCTCAGCCGGTGGCGCAACTCAGTTTCCGGCGCGCCCGAACCGAGGAGAACAAACGCCAGCGAGCCGCGGCCCTCGTGGAAGCCGCGCGCTCACTCGCGTCGGAAAGCGGTGTCGCGTCAGTGACATTGACCGCGGTGGCCAGTCGCGCGGGAATCCATTACTCGGCCGTGCGCCGATACTTCACCTCCCACAAAGAGGTGCTGCTGCACCTGTCCGCCGAGGGCTGGCAGCGGTGGTCGGACACCGTGTGCGCTCAACTCGGGGAGCCCGGTCCGATGTCGCCGGCGCGGGTCGCCGAGACGCTGGCCAACGGGCTGGCGGCCGATCCACTGTTCTGCGACCTGCTCGCCAACCTGCACCTGCACCTCGAGCACGAGGTCGACGTCGAGCGCGTCATTGAGATCAGGCGGACTATTTCCGCCGCCGCCATCGCCCTGGCCGGCGCCATCGAGCGGAGCTTGCCGGAGCTCGGCCGCTCCGGCGCGTTCGACATGCTGATCGCCGCCTACTCCCTGGCGGCTGCCTTCTGGCAGATCGCCAACCCTCCGGAGCGGATCTCCGATGTGTACCAGGAGGAGCCGGAAGTGCTGCCGCCCGAATGGAATATCGACTTTCCGTCCGCGCTCACCCGGGTGCTCACCGCCACCTGCATCGGCTCGCTTGCGGGGTCCCGATGA
- a CDS encoding MmpS family transport accessory protein produces MTTTEPRTEPLTTPDSAGGEGSTRTQQRGKRGGLRSLVTRFWLILTVLAVVAVAGFAVHRLHDIFGVHSGSFGGGSSGDVIDQFNPKTITLEVWGSPGSTATISYLDENSHPQQALNVPLPWKTELKSTKPGIPANLMAQGNGSWIACRFLVNNNDGKGDVIKAPNQSPPNETVNAFVYCLDKSA; encoded by the coding sequence ATGACGACGACTGAGCCAAGGACCGAGCCGTTGACGACCCCGGACTCTGCTGGCGGAGAAGGCAGTACAAGGACTCAGCAACGGGGCAAGCGGGGCGGTCTGAGGAGCCTCGTGACCCGGTTCTGGCTCATCCTCACCGTGCTGGCCGTCGTCGCGGTGGCGGGGTTCGCGGTTCACCGGCTGCACGACATCTTCGGTGTTCACAGCGGTTCGTTCGGCGGCGGCTCATCCGGTGATGTCATCGATCAGTTCAACCCGAAGACCATCACACTCGAGGTCTGGGGGTCCCCGGGCAGCACGGCGACCATCAGTTATCTCGATGAGAACTCGCACCCCCAGCAGGCTCTCAACGTGCCCCTACCGTGGAAGACGGAATTGAAGTCAACGAAGCCCGGTATCCCGGCCAATCTGATGGCGCAGGGAAACGGCAGCTGGATCGCCTGCCGCTTCCTCGTCAACAACAACGACGGGAAAGGTGACGTCATCAAGGCGCCGAATCAGTCGCCCCCCAACGAGACGGTGAACGCGTTCGTCTACTGCCTGGACAAGTCCGCATGA
- a CDS encoding MMPL family transporter — MSQTTEANSAPPPVSQPLIPPFLPRMIHRLALPIVLVWLGIVVVTNTAAPQLEAVAKNHSVSQSPTDAPSFQSMMRVGKTFKEFDSDSSAMIVLEGDKPLGAEAHRYYDEIVRRIEQDKKHVQHVQDFWSDPLTAAGSQSHDQKAAYVQVYLAGNMGGGLSAESADAVRKIVDSVPAPQGIKAYVTGAGPLFADQSHAGEKGVAIVTLVTILVIFVMLLVVYRSLVTVLAVLFMVFVELLAARGVVALLANYEIIGLSTFANNLLVLMAIAAGTDYAIFVVGRYHEARGLGETREQAFYTMFHSTAHVVLGSGLTIAGAMYCLSFCRLPYFESLGAPCAIGMLVAVLAALTLGPAVLTVASFFKLLDPKRKLQTRGWRRIGTAIVRWPAPVFAVTIAVALVGLIALPGYKTDYDTRHFLPEDTPANIGYAAADRHFNQARLNPELLMIETDHDLRNSADFLVLDKVAKAVFHIPGIGRVQTITRPLGTPLDHSTLGFQMGAQAAGRIQTQHFQDEQAKNLLNQADELRKTMATLHEQMQVTQDLSNTTHETTKLTKETVKITEALRDDIATFDDFFRPIRSYFYWEKHCYDIPVCWALRSIFNALDGIDQVAQNILALSQNLDRLDEIQPKLVALIPPQIESQQRNLDTIMSNYATTMGLNDQARAQADNATAQGDAFDRAKNDDTFYLPPEAFQSPDFARGLKQFISPDGHAVRLIISHEGDPASPEGINLIEPIKRAVHEAIKGTPWEGAKVYLGGTAATYKDMHDGSNIDLLIAGISAATLIFIIMLVITRSVVAAVVIVGTVLLSLGASFGLSVLLWQYILGMKLHWMVLAMAIILLLAVGSDYNLLLISRFKEEIHAGLKTGTIRAMAGSGSVVTAAGLVFAATMGTFAFSPLKVMAQVGTTIALGLLFDTLIVRSFMTPSLATLLGRWFWWPQHVRPRPASSMLRPFGPRPAVRALLGEEHADGVDAANSDRSPATQPHY; from the coding sequence ATGAGTCAGACCACCGAGGCTAATTCGGCCCCGCCGCCGGTCTCGCAGCCGCTGATCCCGCCGTTCCTGCCGCGGATGATCCATCGGCTGGCACTGCCCATCGTGCTGGTGTGGCTGGGCATCGTGGTGGTGACCAATACCGCTGCGCCGCAGCTGGAGGCCGTCGCCAAGAACCATTCGGTATCGCAGAGCCCCACCGATGCGCCGTCGTTCCAGTCGATGATGCGGGTCGGAAAGACGTTCAAGGAGTTCGACTCCGACAGCTCGGCAATGATCGTGCTGGAGGGTGACAAGCCGCTCGGAGCCGAGGCGCACCGCTACTACGACGAGATCGTCAGGCGGATAGAGCAGGACAAGAAACACGTCCAGCACGTGCAGGACTTCTGGAGCGATCCGTTGACCGCCGCGGGGTCCCAGAGCCACGACCAGAAGGCCGCCTACGTCCAGGTCTACCTCGCCGGCAACATGGGTGGGGGCCTGTCCGCCGAGTCCGCCGACGCCGTACGCAAGATCGTCGACTCGGTGCCGGCCCCGCAGGGGATCAAGGCGTACGTCACCGGCGCGGGTCCGTTGTTCGCCGACCAGTCCCACGCCGGCGAGAAAGGTGTCGCCATAGTCACCCTGGTCACGATCCTGGTGATTTTCGTGATGCTGCTCGTCGTCTATCGCTCGCTCGTCACCGTCCTGGCCGTGTTGTTCATGGTCTTTGTCGAACTGTTGGCGGCCCGGGGCGTCGTTGCCCTGCTGGCCAACTACGAGATCATCGGACTGTCCACCTTCGCCAACAATTTGTTGGTGTTGATGGCGATCGCCGCCGGAACGGACTACGCGATCTTCGTGGTCGGCCGCTACCACGAGGCCCGCGGCTTGGGAGAGACTCGCGAACAGGCCTTCTACACGATGTTCCACAGCACCGCGCATGTCGTGCTCGGGTCGGGACTGACCATCGCCGGCGCGATGTACTGCCTGAGCTTCTGCCGATTGCCGTATTTCGAGTCCTTGGGCGCACCCTGCGCCATCGGCATGTTGGTAGCCGTGCTCGCGGCGTTGACCCTGGGCCCTGCGGTGCTGACCGTGGCGTCGTTCTTCAAACTCCTGGATCCGAAGCGAAAGCTGCAGACCCGGGGCTGGCGCCGGATCGGCACCGCGATCGTCCGTTGGCCCGCACCGGTTTTCGCGGTCACGATCGCGGTTGCCCTGGTCGGTCTGATCGCCCTGCCCGGCTATAAGACGGACTACGACACCCGTCACTTCCTGCCCGAGGACACCCCCGCCAACATCGGTTACGCGGCTGCCGACCGGCACTTCAACCAGGCTCGGCTCAATCCTGAGCTGTTGATGATCGAGACCGATCACGACCTGCGCAACTCGGCCGACTTCCTCGTCCTCGACAAGGTCGCCAAGGCGGTCTTCCACATCCCCGGTATCGGTCGGGTGCAGACCATCACCCGGCCATTGGGCACACCGCTCGACCACAGCACCCTCGGTTTTCAGATGGGCGCCCAGGCCGCGGGCCGCATTCAGACTCAGCACTTTCAGGACGAGCAGGCCAAAAATCTGCTGAACCAGGCAGACGAGTTGCGCAAGACGATGGCCACGCTGCATGAGCAGATGCAGGTCACCCAGGACCTCAGCAACACGACGCACGAGACCACGAAACTCACCAAAGAAACGGTGAAGATCACCGAGGCACTGCGCGACGACATCGCCACCTTCGACGACTTCTTCCGGCCGATTCGCAGCTATTTCTATTGGGAGAAGCACTGTTACGACATCCCGGTCTGCTGGGCCCTAAGGTCGATCTTCAATGCGCTCGATGGAATCGACCAGGTGGCGCAGAACATCCTGGCCCTCAGCCAGAACCTGGACAGGCTGGACGAGATTCAGCCCAAGCTCGTCGCGTTGATCCCACCGCAGATCGAGAGCCAGCAGCGCAATCTCGACACCATCATGTCGAACTATGCGACCACCATGGGTCTCAACGACCAGGCCAGGGCGCAGGCCGATAACGCCACCGCACAAGGAGATGCGTTCGACAGAGCGAAGAACGACGACACGTTCTACCTGCCGCCGGAAGCCTTCCAGAGCCCGGACTTCGCGCGGGGTCTCAAACAGTTCATCTCGCCGGACGGGCACGCTGTCCGGTTGATCATCTCGCACGAAGGCGACCCGGCGAGTCCTGAAGGCATCAACCTCATCGAACCGATCAAGCGGGCCGTGCACGAGGCGATCAAGGGCACGCCCTGGGAGGGAGCCAAGGTCTACCTCGGCGGTACCGCCGCGACGTACAAGGACATGCACGACGGCTCGAACATCGATCTGTTGATCGCCGGAATATCCGCTGCCACATTGATTTTCATCATCATGCTGGTGATCACCCGAAGTGTCGTGGCGGCCGTCGTAATCGTCGGCACGGTGCTGTTGTCGCTGGGCGCCTCCTTCGGGCTCTCCGTGCTCCTATGGCAGTACATCCTGGGCATGAAGTTGCACTGGATGGTGCTGGCGATGGCGATCATCCTGCTATTGGCCGTCGGCTCGGATTACAACCTGTTGTTGATCTCGCGGTTCAAGGAGGAGATCCATGCGGGTCTCAAGACGGGTACGATCCGCGCGATGGCGGGTTCGGGCTCGGTGGTGACCGCCGCAGGCCTGGTGTTCGCCGCAACCATGGGCACGTTTGCCTTCAGCCCGTTGAAAGTCATGGCCCAGGTGGGAACGACGATCGCGCTGGGTCTGCTCTTCGACACGTTGATCGTTCGGTCATTCATGACACCGTCGTTGGCCACCTTGCTCGGGCGCTGGTTCTGGTGGCCGCAGCACGTGCGCCCGCGGCCGGCCAGCAGCATGCTGCGGCCGTTCGGGCCGCGCCCGGCGGTACGTGCGCTGTTGGGGGAGGAGCACGCCGACGGCGTCGACGCGGCGAACTCGGATCGGTCCCCGGCGACGCAGCCGCACTACTGA